A single window of Metallosphaera hakonensis JCM 8857 = DSM 7519 DNA harbors:
- the moaA gene encoding GTP 3',8-cyclase MoaA produces the protein MIDRYGRPLEDLRVTLTHVCNFSCFFCHMEGEGSQTIEGLTPEQIGLVSKVATEFGVKSVKLTGGEPTLRRDLAEVISTIKSTGVREVSMTTNGFLLPAIAGKLKDAGLDRINISLHALTREKFKEVTGVDGLDRVVIGIREVKNHGFKPIKLNYVLTKRNHDEAKKIIEFSEQNEIDELHLIELHPVGLGKSSFTYHESMRNLEEEIARMAVKSEIRSKHFRPRYVLPSGLVIEIVKPYANPIFCAGCNRVRLTVDGKLKTCLYRDDKEIDVMYALTANSLALEERLELLRHAFEVAISIREPNFKYMMNLESQQA, from the coding sequence ATGATTGACAGATATGGAAGACCACTAGAGGATTTGAGAGTCACGCTTACTCATGTGTGCAATTTCTCTTGCTTCTTCTGTCATATGGAAGGTGAGGGGAGTCAAACCATCGAGGGTTTAACTCCAGAACAAATTGGTTTAGTTTCCAAGGTTGCAACCGAGTTCGGTGTCAAAAGCGTCAAACTTACAGGAGGTGAGCCGACGTTAAGGAGAGACCTAGCTGAGGTGATATCTACCATAAAGTCTACGGGAGTTAGGGAGGTTTCAATGACAACCAATGGGTTTCTCCTCCCAGCTATTGCCGGAAAGCTGAAGGATGCAGGACTTGATAGAATCAATATAAGTCTCCATGCCCTCACTAGGGAGAAGTTCAAGGAGGTTACTGGAGTGGACGGACTGGACAGAGTTGTCATTGGAATCAGGGAAGTGAAGAACCATGGATTCAAGCCAATTAAGCTCAACTACGTTCTAACAAAGAGGAACCATGATGAGGCGAAGAAAATCATTGAGTTTAGTGAACAAAACGAGATCGATGAACTGCATCTAATAGAACTACATCCTGTTGGACTGGGGAAGTCATCATTCACCTATCACGAGAGCATGAGAAATTTGGAGGAAGAGATAGCGAGAATGGCTGTGAAATCAGAAATCAGGAGCAAGCATTTTAGACCTAGATACGTTCTACCCTCTGGCCTTGTCATAGAGATCGTTAAGCCCTATGCGAATCCAATTTTCTGCGCAGGATGTAATAGAGTTAGACTTACGGTGGATGGAAAATTGAAGACGTGCCTGTATAGGGATGATAAGGAGATAGATGTTATGTACGCTCTAACAGCTAACTCCTTGGCTCTGGAAGAGAGATTGGAGCTATTAAGGCACGCATTTGAGGTAGCTATTTCTATTAGGGAGCCTAACTTTAAGTACATGATGAATCTTGAGAGTCAACAAGCTTGA
- a CDS encoding serine/threonine protein kinase — protein MKIEDAIKILYAQSKIVENQGEKYVIKCYDSSVALKWYFISSMFRPFPYVASATTRMSRELEFMTYPWRKIKVPKIIDFDVKDKCVIREFVDGKPPETEEELISIGIALREIHDNRFVMGDTKFENFLINEGVYVIDAEEAIVSTEPALRGWDILVFFLFVSYKYIQDLKTFEKVLLGFLETYGASRDIATHIVSLRNVQLLSLFPPLHLTTVRKITSEL, from the coding sequence ATGAAAATTGAGGATGCAATCAAGATCCTTTACGCACAGTCTAAAATAGTTGAGAATCAAGGAGAGAAGTACGTCATTAAATGCTACGATTCAAGCGTAGCGCTGAAGTGGTACTTTATCTCATCTATGTTCAGACCTTTTCCATATGTTGCCAGCGCTACGACTCGAATGAGCAGAGAACTAGAGTTTATGACATATCCCTGGAGAAAAATAAAGGTGCCTAAAATAATTGATTTTGACGTCAAGGATAAGTGCGTTATCAGGGAGTTCGTAGATGGAAAACCTCCAGAAACCGAAGAGGAGTTAATAAGTATTGGGATCGCATTGAGAGAGATTCACGATAATAGATTTGTAATGGGTGACACCAAGTTCGAGAACTTCTTAATTAATGAAGGAGTTTACGTTATTGACGCTGAAGAGGCTATTGTAAGTACGGAACCCGCATTGAGAGGATGGGATATACTTGTCTTCTTTCTTTTTGTATCCTACAAATATATTCAGGACCTGAAAACCTTTGAGAAGGTTCTATTAGGCTTTCTAGAAACATATGGAGCTAGTAGAGATATTGCTACACATATAGTGAGCCTAAGGAACGTTCAACTACTATCCCTATTCCCACCATTGCATTTAACGACAGTAAGAAAAATCACTTCTGAACTCTGA
- a CDS encoding cysteine synthase family protein: protein MVYPEKVYFNPVQLLEDNWPTPILKMPFGEDLWAKLEFFNPFSRSIKDRTALFLFREALKEDAKQITEATSGNVGVALSSLSAIYGRKFIAFIPTQAPKVFKTAMKILGTEVVEAGKSTNDLLPLVKSFALSSGSYHLNQFNNPLNVKAHMETTAKEIDEQMKSINKFPERIVATMGTGGHIAGISRYFKEKYGDKIEIVGVQPAENERIPGIKRQNGDTLSASAKIDRVIDITTKEAIDGVIKVARTTGILIGLSSGATVTAFDRFSDKKVTVLVFPDDGFKYLEELNNFIH from the coding sequence ATTGTGTACCCAGAAAAGGTCTACTTCAATCCGGTTCAATTACTAGAAGATAATTGGCCTACACCTATTCTAAAAATGCCCTTTGGTGAAGACCTCTGGGCTAAGCTGGAGTTCTTTAATCCGTTTAGCAGGAGTATTAAAGACAGAACGGCGCTCTTCCTGTTTAGGGAAGCCTTAAAAGAGGACGCAAAACAAATCACCGAGGCCACGTCCGGTAATGTGGGGGTCGCTTTATCATCGCTTTCTGCAATATACGGAAGAAAGTTCATAGCATTTATACCCACACAGGCACCAAAGGTCTTCAAAACGGCCATGAAAATCCTGGGAACAGAGGTGGTAGAGGCTGGCAAATCCACAAATGATCTCTTGCCCCTTGTGAAAAGTTTCGCCTTATCTTCTGGAAGCTATCATTTGAATCAATTTAACAACCCCTTAAACGTAAAGGCACATATGGAGACAACGGCAAAGGAAATCGATGAACAGATGAAATCCATCAATAAGTTTCCCGAGAGAATAGTAGCCACAATGGGCACTGGTGGTCATATCGCTGGAATCTCTAGGTACTTTAAGGAAAAGTATGGAGATAAAATAGAAATAGTGGGAGTACAACCTGCTGAAAATGAAAGAATACCTGGGATAAAGAGACAGAACGGAGACACGCTATCAGCTTCAGCCAAGATTGATAGAGTTATAGATATTACAACTAAGGAAGCGATTGACGGAGTCATTAAGGTAGCAAGGACCACAGGGATATTAATTGGACTTAGCTCCGGGGCCACAGTAACTGCATTTGACCGTTTCTCTGATAAAAAGGTCACAGTCTTGGTGTTTCCCGATGACGGTTTTAAGTACCTTGAGGAATTAAATAACTTCATCCATTAA
- a CDS encoding sulfurtransferase TusA family protein has product MKEIETNEVCPVVILKVMREWRTVIGEEELVVKTPWEAVTQELQKWCAETGNEYLGHSKEKGKFIIRLKLKR; this is encoded by the coding sequence ATGAAAGAAATCGAGACCAACGAGGTTTGTCCAGTAGTGATTCTAAAGGTAATGAGGGAATGGAGGACTGTGATTGGAGAAGAGGAACTTGTTGTAAAGACTCCCTGGGAGGCTGTCACTCAAGAGCTACAAAAATGGTGCGCAGAGACCGGTAATGAATATCTAGGTCATTCGAAGGAGAAGGGAAAGTTCATAATTAGACTGAAGTTGAAAAGATAG
- a CDS encoding DsrE/DsrF/DrsH-like family protein, with protein sequence MSKLTILLADNSMDKLYHGLVLALDARSLDWSVKFFVTSQAVSIFTKKFKGKSKLRLGFLARLFVSTEMKRMGLPDPAQLIDEAIKEGVEFYVDEVGLKIAHLGREDLLDNVKLSGGITYLKEAQDSDVVVTL encoded by the coding sequence ATGAGCAAATTAACAATTTTGCTAGCTGATAATAGTATGGATAAGCTATATCATGGACTTGTCCTGGCTCTGGACGCGAGATCTCTCGATTGGTCGGTGAAATTCTTCGTCACTTCCCAGGCCGTATCTATTTTCACAAAAAAATTCAAGGGGAAATCGAAACTCAGATTGGGGTTTTTGGCAAGGCTTTTTGTTTCCACTGAAATGAAAAGAATGGGACTCCCTGATCCGGCTCAATTAATAGACGAAGCAATAAAAGAGGGAGTCGAGTTTTACGTAGACGAAGTTGGACTAAAGATAGCCCATCTGGGAAGAGAAGATCTACTGGATAATGTGAAACTATCGGGTGGAATAACTTACCTTAAAGAGGCCCAAGACTCTGACGTGGTGGTTACTCTATGA
- a CDS encoding sugar phosphate nucleotidyltransferase: MKALILAAGKGEGLSPYTEKMQKEAIRIAGKPVILYSIEGLLSVGITEFTIVVNEKEEQILNSIKDVDADIETVRQKTPGISGAILDGMEKMDDMFVLAFGDIITPREFYKELLATFHRAGSPVFSTVPISSGFDTYGLVKVNEGLHVVTEGSTLALAGAYIIPKRPFKNFLQYLDDIAKDAEYFVWSGSWTDIGYPEDIIRSIEELLRSGSSRISNKARIASTAVIGNSVIIEEGAVIEDFAIVKGPAYIGKDVYVGSFSLIRDSSSIEDGALIGAYSEIAHSLIGRRAVIGSKSYVTYSVIGDEAKIGASVITASYPATTKRQGTDKFGALISPGESIPHGSVVGPSYRK; encoded by the coding sequence ATGAAGGCATTAATTCTAGCTGCAGGTAAAGGAGAGGGATTGAGCCCTTACACTGAAAAGATGCAGAAAGAGGCCATTAGGATAGCAGGCAAACCAGTTATACTGTATAGTATTGAGGGTTTACTTTCTGTTGGCATAACCGAATTCACCATAGTAGTCAATGAGAAGGAAGAGCAGATCCTTAACTCGATCAAAGATGTAGATGCTGACATAGAGACCGTAAGACAGAAAACTCCTGGCATCTCTGGAGCAATCCTTGATGGCATGGAGAAAATGGACGATATGTTTGTCCTTGCCTTTGGGGATATAATTACGCCACGAGAATTCTACAAGGAGTTGCTAGCTACCTTTCACAGGGCGGGTTCTCCCGTATTCTCTACGGTACCTATTTCGTCTGGGTTCGATACCTATGGGCTAGTAAAGGTTAATGAAGGACTACACGTCGTCACCGAGGGATCTACTTTAGCCCTAGCAGGAGCTTACATTATACCCAAGAGACCCTTTAAGAATTTTCTACAGTATCTTGATGACATTGCTAAGGATGCAGAGTACTTCGTCTGGAGCGGATCCTGGACTGATATTGGATATCCTGAGGACATAATACGTTCCATAGAAGAACTCTTGAGATCGGGATCATCAAGGATATCAAACAAGGCGAGAATCGCGAGTACCGCGGTAATAGGAAACAGCGTGATAATTGAGGAAGGAGCAGTGATTGAAGATTTCGCCATAGTGAAGGGACCTGCATACATTGGAAAAGATGTATATGTGGGTTCATTCTCACTGATCAGAGATTCCTCTTCCATAGAAGATGGTGCATTAATTGGGGCTTACTCTGAGATCGCCCATTCACTTATCGGTAGGAGAGCCGTTATTGGTTCCAAATCATACGTGACTTACAGCGTTATAGGAGATGAAGCCAAGATAGGAGCATCAGTCATCACAGCTAGTTATCCAGCCACTACAAAGAGACAAGGTACTGATAAATTTGGCGCGTTAATATCACCTGGGGAGAGCATCCCCCACGGCTCAGTAGTCGGGCCTTCGTATAGAAAATAG
- the glmS gene encoding glutamine--fructose-6-phosphate transaminase (isomerizing): MCGIIGVASIGPKDDVLAKITLDALKSLEYRGYDSVGMASMDSSHLEVRKCAGNVEKFEKLRRPLSMKGTIFLGHTRWATHGEPNDINAHPHLDCTGEVAVIHNGTVLNFLELKHDLISKGHKFTSDTDTEVIAHLIEHFRKLGMDNFSAFKQAIQSIQGDHAVLAIVKGDNRIFFSKKNNPLVIGLGDEMNLISSDIWSLIHVTNRTIPIGDDEIGHITATSIYAEKLNGEKIDLKSRLIVQQIDSSAISLEGYESFMIKEIRESWGAVRDTIAGLMGDVEIGKAVKALDRARRVFVVAAGTSFHAGLIFSLRLLRNGKTVIPVIASEHEFLETDEDDAILVISQSGETMDSLLALKRFKSNGSFVISLTNTLGNSISSYSNVALHTRAGPEIGVAATKTFTSQVGALLLLSSMIIGESIDYLKEAETVVANSFSKSIGYMEKIGREVANKSSMYYLGKGLGVPMAMEGALKIKEIAYIHAEAYPAGESKHGPIALVEKGFPVIFVNTGELVDELRNNLKEMQSRQARTYVISAGPELKSDSETREIVLEVSDPRLTTLALAPPLQLIAYYAAKERGTNPDRPRNLAKTVTVR; encoded by the coding sequence ATGTGCGGAATAATCGGAGTGGCCTCTATTGGTCCTAAGGACGACGTGTTAGCCAAGATAACTCTAGATGCTCTGAAAAGCCTCGAATATAGGGGATACGACAGCGTTGGAATGGCATCCATGGATAGCAGTCACTTAGAGGTAAGAAAATGTGCAGGAAATGTGGAGAAATTCGAGAAACTGAGAAGACCTCTTTCCATGAAAGGTACCATTTTCCTTGGACATACACGCTGGGCGACCCACGGCGAACCCAATGATATTAATGCACATCCTCATCTAGATTGTACGGGAGAAGTGGCGGTTATTCATAATGGAACCGTCCTTAACTTCCTTGAGCTGAAACATGACCTTATCTCTAAGGGTCATAAGTTCACCAGCGATACAGATACTGAGGTCATAGCCCATCTAATCGAACATTTTAGAAAGCTTGGAATGGACAACTTCTCCGCTTTCAAACAAGCTATACAGAGTATCCAAGGGGATCACGCAGTCCTGGCAATAGTGAAGGGAGATAATAGGATATTCTTTTCTAAAAAGAACAATCCCCTCGTAATAGGTTTAGGAGATGAGATGAACCTTATCTCGAGCGATATTTGGAGCTTAATCCACGTTACCAATAGAACTATACCTATTGGAGACGACGAGATTGGTCATATTACTGCAACCTCTATTTACGCTGAGAAGCTTAACGGTGAAAAAATAGACCTTAAGTCTAGGTTAATAGTCCAGCAGATAGATAGTTCTGCGATATCCCTGGAGGGTTACGAGTCATTCATGATTAAGGAGATCAGGGAGAGCTGGGGAGCTGTTAGAGATACCATCGCGGGGTTGATGGGAGACGTTGAAATAGGAAAGGCTGTAAAAGCGTTGGATCGAGCTCGGAGAGTATTCGTAGTTGCTGCGGGTACTAGCTTTCATGCTGGACTTATTTTTTCGTTGAGACTATTGAGAAATGGCAAGACCGTTATTCCAGTGATTGCCTCAGAGCACGAGTTTCTTGAAACTGATGAAGACGATGCCATTCTAGTCATTAGCCAGAGCGGAGAAACCATGGATTCCCTCCTGGCATTAAAGAGATTCAAGAGTAACGGTTCCTTTGTGATCTCTCTCACAAACACCCTCGGTAACAGCATCTCCTCCTACAGTAACGTGGCTCTTCACACTAGGGCTGGACCTGAGATAGGGGTAGCAGCAACAAAAACATTCACATCTCAAGTCGGGGCTCTACTCCTTCTGTCGTCAATGATTATTGGTGAAAGTATAGACTACCTCAAAGAGGCTGAGACCGTAGTCGCAAACAGTTTCTCGAAATCAATTGGTTACATGGAGAAAATAGGACGCGAAGTTGCAAACAAATCTAGTATGTATTATCTTGGCAAAGGGTTAGGGGTTCCCATGGCAATGGAGGGGGCCCTCAAAATCAAGGAAATTGCATACATTCATGCAGAAGCTTATCCTGCAGGAGAGAGCAAACATGGTCCCATCGCGCTCGTGGAAAAGGGATTTCCTGTAATCTTTGTTAACACCGGGGAACTGGTAGACGAATTAAGAAACAATCTAAAGGAGATGCAAAGTAGACAGGCTAGAACTTACGTCATAAGTGCTGGTCCCGAATTGAAAAGTGATAGTGAAACCAGAGAAATTGTACTAGAAGTAAGTGATCCCAGATTAACTACCCTAGCTCTAGCACCTCCCTTACAATTGATTGCATACTACGCTGCAAAAGAGAGGGGAACAAACCCAGATAGGCCAAGAAACCTAGCTAAGACGGTGACGGTTAGATGA
- the mvk gene encoding mevalonate kinase: MRKVEATVPLKLTLFGEHAIVYGEPAIAMAISETMKVSVMEHHKTIISSSSLRIENIKVDLEDMRVESDQISKALSYAIEALNYFEDRKPAIINIESSVDPSVGLGTSAAVIVGTVAAYSKYLGYEYSKEEIAQISRNIEKRVQGLGSRMDTYTTSLGGILYFPRNSESVERLSSKIDINGGYIRRVSTTAEILRRVKAIKEKGREFDEILRIVGEIVDDAKTYLERDDMESVGQLMYVNHGLLMSLGVTSPPLDELVSTARNMGLLGCKMSGGGGGGSVICLKSHKAELLLESRGFRLVNTELNKTGVTIKEISN, from the coding sequence ATGAGAAAGGTTGAAGCCACGGTACCGTTAAAGCTAACACTTTTCGGAGAGCATGCCATTGTATATGGAGAACCGGCCATCGCTATGGCCATATCTGAGACTATGAAGGTTTCCGTCATGGAACATCATAAGACCATAATCTCATCATCTTCCCTTCGTATCGAGAATATCAAAGTTGACCTTGAGGACATGAGGGTTGAGAGCGATCAAATAAGTAAAGCCCTGTCTTATGCCATAGAGGCCCTAAATTATTTTGAGGACAGGAAACCGGCCATAATAAATATCGAGTCCTCTGTGGATCCCTCAGTAGGGCTTGGGACCAGTGCGGCCGTAATAGTGGGGACGGTTGCGGCGTATTCCAAATACCTAGGCTACGAGTACTCTAAGGAAGAAATCGCTCAGATATCTAGGAATATAGAGAAGAGGGTTCAAGGGTTAGGTAGTAGGATGGACACCTATACAACATCTCTTGGTGGTATCCTCTATTTCCCCAGAAACTCTGAGTCGGTGGAGAGGTTGAGTTCGAAGATAGATATTAATGGTGGGTACATTAGACGAGTTTCCACCACAGCTGAAATTCTTAGGAGAGTTAAGGCAATAAAGGAAAAGGGAAGAGAGTTTGACGAAATTCTTAGGATAGTAGGAGAAATTGTAGACGATGCTAAAACCTATCTGGAGAGAGATGATATGGAGTCTGTAGGTCAACTGATGTACGTAAACCACGGATTGCTCATGTCGCTAGGAGTCACTTCGCCGCCTCTAGACGAATTAGTCTCCACGGCAAGAAATATGGGTCTCCTGGGATGTAAAATGAGCGGTGGTGGTGGAGGAGGGTCGGTTATATGTTTAAAGTCACACAAAGCTGAACTCCTTTTAGAGTCAAGGGGATTCAGGTTGGTCAATACTGAACTAAATAAAACAGGCGTAACGATAAAGGAAATAAGTAACTAG
- a CDS encoding threonyl-tRNA synthetase editing domain-containing protein, producing the protein MILLFIHASNFSFEVKQKATEIAEDPVPRSFSSQNTLVVFITVEKEDDNEIIAKALNDINDIISKTKPETLVIYPYAHLSSNLAEPRKAIEVLNTVYEGAKQKFNQVSKAPFGWYKAFNISCYGHPLSELSRRITKSAEYQKSKEMEVCSKFGFPSSPESTFMKIAVMERLRKDLKASGIIYGDNEVPGYLNVKFKKPEGRILPCVNEDPVIEVTYRGNNELTYPREFRDSVNSYVIWSNEGKLKVNVGNLLYYFLHSSREKSTPSLPLWLSPTHVRILRVREVDDVSGIASILSSRGIRVQIDDLNDSLGNKIRRAGMDWIPFVAIAGERELKTGSLTVRVRETSEQKPMTIDELEETIKRTDDLLIQSNLPVSMKELKSKNEKG; encoded by the coding sequence ATGATACTGCTATTCATTCATGCCTCCAACTTCTCATTTGAGGTAAAACAGAAGGCTACGGAAATCGCAGAAGACCCAGTCCCTAGATCTTTTTCCTCTCAAAACACACTCGTGGTATTTATAACAGTGGAAAAGGAGGACGACAATGAGATAATAGCCAAAGCACTAAATGACATTAACGATATCATAAGTAAAACGAAACCCGAGACGTTGGTAATCTATCCATACGCTCACCTCTCATCTAATTTGGCCGAACCAAGAAAGGCTATTGAGGTTCTAAATACAGTTTACGAAGGTGCTAAACAAAAGTTCAACCAAGTCTCCAAAGCGCCCTTCGGATGGTATAAGGCATTCAACATAAGCTGTTACGGGCATCCTCTTAGCGAGCTCTCGAGAAGGATAACTAAGTCAGCTGAGTATCAGAAAAGCAAAGAAATGGAAGTATGTTCCAAGTTCGGTTTCCCCAGTTCCCCAGAATCCACATTTATGAAGATCGCGGTAATGGAAAGGTTAAGGAAGGACCTTAAAGCATCAGGAATTATCTACGGTGATAATGAAGTTCCAGGATATCTCAACGTGAAATTCAAGAAACCAGAAGGGAGAATATTGCCATGTGTCAATGAAGATCCCGTTATCGAGGTAACGTACAGAGGAAATAATGAACTGACTTATCCAAGGGAGTTTAGGGACTCTGTAAATAGTTACGTCATATGGAGTAACGAGGGGAAGCTTAAGGTGAATGTGGGGAATTTACTCTATTATTTTCTTCATTCTTCAAGGGAGAAATCAACTCCATCTCTACCTCTCTGGCTATCTCCGACCCACGTGAGAATACTAAGGGTGAGGGAGGTGGACGACGTTAGCGGAATAGCCTCAATCCTTAGCTCTAGGGGAATTAGGGTTCAAATAGATGACTTAAACGATAGCCTTGGTAACAAAATAAGGAGAGCTGGAATGGACTGGATTCCATTTGTGGCTATCGCGGGCGAGAGAGAGTTAAAGACTGGGAGTCTTACGGTAAGAGTTAGGGAGACTTCGGAGCAGAAACCCATGACAATTGACGAATTAGAGGAGACTATCAAGAGGACGGATGATCTTCTGATACAATCGAATTTACCTGTTAGCATGAAGGAGTTGAAATCAAAAAATGAGAAAGGTTGA
- a CDS encoding MBL fold metallo-hydrolase: protein MEYSIKILGGGNEVGRAGIEISNSDESLILDYGVNFNQKDEPNFPLQEVPSKVRGFVVSHAHLDHVGALPIYQISSNKPVYGTGISKYITELMLKDFIKLSGPRVPYEWVEVKKTMDNFKTFNYGDEIEIGPFTVTTSSAGHIPGSAITVIKTEKGDIAYTGDINVTMAKLVKPAELEIMKKSRVIITEATYGKFNHPTRKSVEEEFYNSVIEVLEGGGTVLVPAFSLSRSQEILSILAERNISYPVYYDGLARTIMEIMIDNSQYINNKEALRKAYDEFNYVKGWEDRRKAWRNNGVIVASAGMLKGGPAVYYFKKLADSQKNAVYLVSYQAENTPGRKLLELGKFDETSPLLKARLQMFDFSSHAGKNQLLDIVKTSESLEKIVVVHASPDSAQAFSDYVKEKLGVEVLVPENGQEIRI from the coding sequence ATGGAGTATTCCATAAAAATACTTGGCGGAGGCAATGAGGTTGGCAGAGCCGGGATAGAGATATCCAATTCCGACGAGAGCCTAATCCTTGACTACGGAGTAAATTTTAATCAAAAAGATGAACCAAACTTTCCTTTACAGGAGGTTCCCTCAAAGGTTAGGGGATTTGTAGTTTCTCATGCCCACTTGGACCATGTGGGTGCATTACCAATATATCAGATTTCCTCCAACAAACCGGTCTATGGAACTGGAATATCAAAATATATCACTGAACTTATGCTCAAGGATTTCATTAAATTATCAGGGCCCAGGGTACCGTATGAGTGGGTTGAGGTCAAGAAGACCATGGATAACTTCAAGACGTTCAATTACGGCGATGAAATAGAAATAGGTCCGTTTACAGTCACCACCTCAAGTGCAGGACACATTCCTGGTAGTGCAATAACTGTAATAAAAACCGAAAAAGGAGATATAGCCTATACTGGCGATATCAACGTAACTATGGCCAAATTGGTCAAGCCGGCTGAACTAGAGATAATGAAAAAATCGAGAGTTATAATCACTGAAGCAACTTACGGGAAATTTAATCATCCAACAAGGAAAAGTGTGGAAGAGGAGTTTTACAACTCGGTGATAGAGGTACTTGAAGGCGGTGGTACCGTCCTGGTGCCTGCCTTTAGTTTGTCCAGGAGTCAGGAGATTCTATCTATCTTAGCTGAGAGAAACATCTCATATCCCGTATATTATGACGGCCTAGCTAGGACAATAATGGAAATCATGATAGATAACAGCCAGTACATAAATAATAAAGAGGCTTTGAGGAAGGCCTATGACGAGTTTAACTACGTGAAGGGGTGGGAGGATAGGAGAAAAGCTTGGAGAAATAACGGTGTTATAGTTGCTAGCGCTGGGATGCTTAAAGGTGGGCCAGCTGTTTATTACTTTAAGAAACTAGCTGATAGTCAGAAGAACGCAGTTTACTTGGTTAGTTATCAGGCTGAGAACACGCCGGGAAGAAAGTTGTTAGAGCTTGGTAAATTCGACGAAACATCTCCACTTTTAAAGGCTAGGCTTCAGATGTTCGATTTCTCTAGTCATGCAGGTAAGAACCAACTACTTGACATAGTTAAAACTTCAGAATCACTAGAGAAGATAGTTGTAGTCCACGCGTCTCCTGACAGTGCCCAGGCATTTTCCGATTACGTCAAGGAGAAGCTTGGAGTAGAGGTTTTAGTACCCGAGAATGGACAAGAAATACGGATATGA
- a CDS encoding nascent polypeptide-associated complex protein has product MKVNPKDLKKLEKMGIKTQNIDALRVIIETQNERIIIESPMVTKANVMGQEAITIVGGTTKVEPKSSTTVQINEDDVRFVMDQTGKPEPEVREALKKANGDIAKAILSLTEGQGP; this is encoded by the coding sequence ATGAAGGTTAATCCTAAGGATCTTAAGAAACTTGAGAAGATGGGAATAAAAACTCAAAATATAGACGCATTACGCGTAATCATTGAGACTCAAAACGAGAGAATAATTATAGAATCCCCGATGGTAACCAAGGCAAATGTGATGGGGCAGGAGGCCATAACCATAGTTGGTGGAACGACTAAGGTAGAACCCAAATCCTCTACCACGGTTCAGATAAATGAAGACGACGTTAGGTTCGTTATGGATCAAACCGGCAAGCCTGAACCTGAGGTAAGAGAGGCACTGAAGAAGGCGAACGGGGACATCGCTAAGGCTATTCTGAGTTTGACCGAAGGGCAAGGCCCCTAA
- a CDS encoding helix-turn-helix domain-containing protein: MATEYVIENVAKRIAGDIVWSENPGLAMRKWRETFGVSQSELARILGVSQSVVADYERNRRQPGSYVVKKFVEGLIESDSKRGYKITNELGRLFALNFPFIMDMSDFVSPVTFQDIVVAVDGIPILAELSNIQVYGYVITDSIKAITALTGMEFYQFLSVTFNKVLVFTKVSSGRSPMIALKIAPIRPKLIVLHRPAKMDPLSIYIANKENINVVVSTKRTEDELLSGLRGLALRSNSE, translated from the coding sequence ATGGCCACTGAATATGTCATTGAAAATGTTGCAAAGAGGATAGCAGGAGATATCGTGTGGAGCGAAAATCCAGGCTTAGCCATGAGGAAGTGGCGTGAAACCTTTGGGGTTTCACAATCGGAACTGGCCAGAATCCTGGGAGTTTCCCAATCTGTTGTTGCAGACTATGAGAGAAATAGGAGACAGCCTGGAAGTTACGTTGTTAAGAAGTTCGTGGAAGGATTGATCGAATCCGATTCAAAAAGAGGTTATAAAATTACCAACGAGCTTGGAAGACTTTTCGCCCTAAACTTCCCATTTATCATGGATATGTCAGACTTTGTATCGCCAGTGACTTTCCAAGACATTGTAGTTGCTGTGGACGGAATCCCAATCTTGGCCGAACTCAGTAACATACAGGTTTACGGATACGTAATCACAGATAGCATAAAGGCAATTACAGCCTTAACGGGAATGGAATTTTATCAATTCCTTTCAGTCACTTTCAATAAGGTTCTGGTATTTACCAAAGTCTCAAGTGGCAGATCACCCATGATAGCCTTGAAAATAGCACCAATAAGACCGAAATTAATTGTATTACATAGACCGGCTAAAATGGATCCACTCTCAATTTATATCGCCAATAAAGAAAACATAAATGTAGTAGTATCGACCAAAAGAACTGAAGATGAACTTCTATCAGGACTTAGGGGCCTTGCCCTTCGGTCAAACTCAGAATAG